The nucleotide window AGAACAACCATCTATTTGGCCAAACCATAAAAAATAAAACCGAACAAAAACAAGCTCTCGATCAATTGGCAAGATGATCTTGAGCTTGTTTGTTTTTATGGATACATTTAACCAGTCACCAACGGACAGCTTTCATCAGCCGCCCACTCATTCAACGATCCATCATATACTGACACATTTTCCTGTCCTAGTTTATTGAGTAATAATGCGTTCCATGTCGCAGCAATTCCACCGCCGCAATAAGTAATCACCTTTTTATTTGGATCAAGTGCCCCTAACTTATCAAAGGTAGCACGTAATGTAGCATCATCGTTCAGTAAACGTGTTTCCGGATTTGAATGGGATCCGAAGAACGCATGCTTGCTTCCCGGGATATGACCAGGGCGCGGGTATGTTGTTGTTTCACCTCTGAAATCTGCCTCCGACAAACTATTGATTAATACTGTATTTTCATCCCCTAAAGCTGCTTTTACCTCTTCTTTTGATACGATCAGATGCTCGCGGCGTTCTCCCGGGAATGGCGCAGGCTCATAGTTTGAGATTCCTGATTCAGTTGGACGGCCATCAAGCTTCCACTTGCGGAATCCGCCGTCAAGTACGGCTACATTATCAAAGCCTTCATATTTTAACTGCCAGCGTAAACGTGCCGACCAGTCGGATGCTAGTATATCGACATTTACTAATGGGCCGCGGTCATAGATCACTACATATGTCTCCTCAGTAATACCTAAAGGTTCCACAGCTTTCAAAAATTGCTCTCTTGTGGCAATTGTAAAAGGTACCTTTCCTTCAGGGTTAGTGAAGTCTTTCAGTAAATCAGCATAAGCCGCTCCGGGAATATGCTCTTCTTTATAAGCTTCGAATCCGGACCAGAGCTCTGGAAACCCTTCTCCCTCAGGAATTTTTA belongs to Solibacillus sp. FSL W7-1436 and includes:
- a CDS encoding sulfurtransferase — translated: MKNIPYIVDGDWLEARLEDPNLCLIDASTFLKIPEGEGFPELWSGFEAYKEEHIPGAAYADLLKDFTNPEGKVPFTIATREQFLKAVEPLGITEETYVVIYDRGPLVNVDILASDWSARLRWQLKYEGFDNVAVLDGGFRKWKLDGRPTESGISNYEPAPFPGERREHLIVSKEEVKAALGDENTVLINSLSEADFRGETTTYPRPGHIPGSKHAFFGSHSNPETRLLNDDATLRATFDKLGALDPNKKVITYCGGGIAATWNALLLNKLGQENVSVYDGSLNEWAADESCPLVTG